The Panicum hallii strain FIL2 chromosome 9, PHallii_v3.1, whole genome shotgun sequence genome has a window encoding:
- the LOC112874551 gene encoding protein spotted leaf 11-like: MDEEAKAGPKSDTNANAAAAVEAAAAAAPLPPSSSEAAEREAKAEGAEEEGEVVERLVELVGEIASISDFRNSYRRQFCNLSRRIRLLVPMLEEAKEAPTPLPAASEAALRRLRDALHGAGELLRLGSSGSKIFLVLEREKIMKSFQDITARLEQALAGISFDELNISDEVREQVELVHAQFKRAKERSDSSDDDLFNDLMSVYNSSSSANVDPEILRRLSEKLQLVTIHDLNQESLTLHEMASGGDPGAIVEKMSMLLKRIKDFVQTQDPEMGAQASTTDISPKDNSTCPVIPDDFRCPISLDLMKDPVIVATGQTYERGCIERWLEAGHHTCPKTQQKLPNKSLTPNYVLRSLITQWCEANGIEPPKRSAQHSNAPVSCTAAEHNNVVELLQKLSSQNLEDQRSAAGMLRQLAKRSAENRACIGDAGAIPILVSLLSTTDVSTQEHVVTALLNLSIYEENKARIITSGAVPGIVHVLKRGSMEARENSAATLFSLSIVDENKVTIGASGAIPALVQLLSNGSQRGKKDAATALFNLCIYQGNKGKAVRAGLVPILLELLTETESGMVDEALAILAILSGHPEGKAAIGAASAIPVLVGVIRNGSARSKENAAAVMVHLCNGEQQQQHLAEAQEQGIVALLEELAESGTDRGKRKAIQLLERMNRFLKQQSQAQAQAEAMAQAQAQALVQAQGQADMRSLLPTSSHIPDR, from the exons ATGGACGAGGAAGCGAAGGCCGGCCCGAAATCCGACACGAACGCCAACGCTGCCGCTGCGGTCGAGGCGGCGGCAGCCGCTGCTCCGCTGCCGCCATcgagctcggaggcggcggagaGGGAGGCGAAGGCggagggggcggaggaggaaggggaggtGGTGGAGAGGTTGGTCGAGCTGGTGGGCGAGATCGCGTCCATCTCGGACTTCAGGAACTCGTACAGGCGGCAGTTCTGCAACCTGTCGCGGCGGATCCGGCTGCTCGTGCCCATGCTGGAGGAGGCCAAGGAGGCGCCCACGCCGCTGCCTGCGGCGTCGGAGGCCGCGCTCCGCCGTCTCAGGGACGCTCTCCACGGCGCCGGGGAGCTGCTCCGGCtcggcagcagcggcagcaagATCTTCCTG GTTCTTGAGAGAGAGAAAATAATGAAGAGTTTCCAGGACATTACAGCAAGACTTGAACAAGCCTTAGCTGGTATCTCGTTTGATGAGCTTAACATATCAGATGAAGTAAGAGAGCAG GTTGAATTGGTGCATGCTCAGTTCAAAAGAGCAAAGGAACGATCGGATTCATCTGATGATGATCTATTTAATGATCTGATGTCTGTCTATAACTCAAGCAGCAGTGCTAATGTTGACCCTGAAATTCTTCGAAGGTTATCTGAGAAGTTGCAGCTTGTTACAATACACGATCTCAATCAAGAATCTCTTACCTTGCATGAGATGGCTAGTGGCGGTGATCCTGGTGCAATTGTTGAAAAGATGTCGATGCTCCTGAAGAGGATCAAGGATTTTGTGCAGACTCAAGACCCTGAAATGGGCGCTCAAGCAAGTACAACAGACATTTCCCCAAAAGACAATTCAACATGTCCTGTTATTCCTGATGATTTCCGTTGCCCAATATCACTGGATTTAATGAAAGACCCAGTTATTGTCGCCACTGGGCAG ACTTATGAGCGAGGGTGCATAGAGAGGTGGCTGGAGGCTGGCCATCACACCTGTCCGAAGACACAGCAGAAGCTTCCGAATAAATCCCTGACTCCAAATTATGTCCTACGCAGCCTCATAACTCAATGGTGCGAGGCAAATGGTATAGAGCCACCAAAGCGCTCAGCTCAACATAGTAATGCACCAGTGTCATGTACTGCTGCGGAGCATAACAATGTTGTCGAGCTTCTTCAGAAACTCTCATCCCAAAACCTTGAAGATCAACGTAGCGCTGCTGGTATGCTTCGTCAGCTTGCCAAGCGTAGTGCTGAGAATCGTGCTTGTATTGGAGATGCTGGTGCTATTCCTATTCTTGTTAGCCTGCTATCAACCACTGATGTTAGCACCCAGGAACATGTCGTTACTGCTCTCTTGAATCTATCCATCTATGAAGAGAACAAGGCAAGAATAATCACATCTGGAGCTGTTCCTGGAATTGTGCATGTACTCAAGAGGGGCAGCATGGAGGCTCGGGAAAATTCAGCTGCCACACTGTTCAGCCTCTCAATTGTTGATGAGAACAAGGTAACTATTGGGGCTTCCGGGGCAATTCCGGCGCTTGTACAGCTATTGAGTAATGGAAGTCAACGGGGTAAAAAGGATGCAGCAACAGCACTATTTAACCTGTGCATTTATCAGGGCAACAAGGGCAAAGCTGTTAGAGCTGGATTGGTTCCTATACTACTAGAACTACTAACAGAGACTGAAAGTGGTATGGTAGATGAGGCCCTTGCCATATTGGCAATCCTCTCTGGCCATCCTGAGGGCAAAGCAGCTATCGGCGCTGCTTCTGCAATACCTGTTCTTGTTGGAGTTATCAGAAATGGATCTGCAAGGAGCAAAGAAAATGCAGCTGCTGTAATGGTGCATCTCTGCAATGGTGAACAGCAGCAACAGCATCTTGCTGAAGCGCAGGAGCAGGGTATCGTGGCTTTGCTGGAGGAGCTAGCAGAAAGTGGTACAGACAGAGGAAAGAGGAAGGCAATCCAGCTGCTTGAACGAATGAATCGGTTCCTAAAGCAGCAGAGTCAAGCCCAAGCCCAGGCAGAGGCAATGGCGCAGGCGCAGGCTCAGGCCCTTGTTCAAGCTCAAGGGCAGGCAGATATGCGATCACTGCTTCCCACGTCATCACATATTCCTGATCGATGA
- the LOC112874539 gene encoding uncharacterized protein LOC112874539, which translates to MKTSTGFKQVHLNGCARALMENMGYHVTGTQVGNHLRKWKKIYGKIQKLKNLSGALWDEETCTISLEREHYLAHIQIHRDDAKYLNCPIEHYHEMATIFGNSLATGAYAKGASDPLASEVTATANASQETKDGAETNEQGEGSPLEAEEMTFSANTNGAGSSGTKPPAAKKHKVAAVEDPNIAMVSIMSEGLGNLAAAIEKVGKEDDGIPEGLYDDMMSIPGFDEAHLDHYYAYLCEHPSLARRFYNMRLSSKMVWVARYIKEHL; encoded by the exons ATGAAAACTTCAACAGGTTTCAAACAAGTTCATCTTAATGGTTGTGCAAGAGCTTTGATGGAGAACATGGGTTATCATGTCACCGGCACTCAAGTTGGTAATCATTTGAGGAAGTGGAAAAAGATATATGGAAAGATTCAGAAGCTGAAAAATTTGAGTGGAGCACTTTGGGATGAAGAAACTTGCACTATAAGTCTCGAACGAGAACATTACCTTGCTCACATTCAG ATTCATCGTGACGATGCTAAATATCTGAACTGTCCAATAGAGCACTACCATGAGATGGCAACTATTTTTGGCAATAGCTTGGCAACAGGTGCATATGCTAAGGGGGCTAGTGACCCTCTTGCCTCAGAGGTGACTGCAACAGCGAATGCATCACAAGAGACTAAAGATGGTGCTGAAACAAATGAACAAGGAGAAGGTTCACCACTTGAGGCTGAGGAGATGACATTTTCAGCTAACACAAATGGTGCAGGGAGCTCTGGAACTAAACCACCAGCAGCAAAGAAGCATAAAGTAGCTGCTGTTGAGGATCCAAATATTGCAATGGTCAGTATAATGAGTGAGGGTCTTGGGAACCTTGCAGCAGCCATAGAGAAGGTGGGGAAGGAAGATGATGGCATTCCTGAAGGGTTGTATGATGACATGATGAGTATTCCTGGATTTGATGAGGCGCATCTAGATCACTACTATGCTTATTTGTGCGAACATCCATCACTTGCAAGGCGCTTCTACAATATGCGTTTGTCATCAAAGATGGTGTGGGTTGCGAGGTACATCAAGGAGCATCTTTGA